A genomic stretch from Dehalococcoidia bacterium includes:
- a CDS encoding class I SAM-dependent methyltransferase yields MPDSHNRVQWVYSSSTNQELEERYDQWATQYDKDLAEEFAWNAPQTATELFARHVPTGTKILDAGAGTGLVGECLAQLGYQDLHAIDLSLGMMEEARRKGLYKDLRQMTLGEDLGYDTDSFGAVISVGVFTTGHAPAHAFDELARITRPGGFIVFSLRVDLYEEGGFKEYQAGLEEAGKWKLAELSGPFHPLPKGEPEVIHRIWAYQVTA; encoded by the coding sequence ATGCCAGACAGTCACAACAGAGTCCAATGGGTGTACTCCTCATCCACCAACCAGGAGTTGGAAGAGCGCTACGACCAGTGGGCAACGCAGTACGATAAAGACCTGGCTGAGGAGTTTGCCTGGAACGCTCCGCAGACAGCGACCGAGTTGTTCGCCAGGCATGTCCCCACCGGGACGAAGATACTCGACGCAGGAGCGGGGACCGGACTGGTGGGCGAATGTCTGGCGCAGCTGGGGTACCAGGACCTCCACGCCATCGACCTCTCTCTGGGGATGATGGAGGAAGCTCGTCGAAAGGGCCTCTACAAAGACTTGCGCCAGATGACTCTCGGGGAGGATCTGGGCTACGACACCGACTCCTTCGGCGCTGTAATCAGCGTGGGCGTGTTCACCACAGGCCACGCTCCGGCTCATGCTTTCGACGAGCTGGCTCGCATCACCAGGCCCGGTGGGTTCATAGTGTTCAGCCTGCGAGTGGACCTGTATGAAGAGGGTGGGTTCAAAGAGTATCAGGCGGGCCTGGAAGAAGCCGGCAAGTGGAAGCTGGCCGAGCTATCTGGGCCCTTCCACCCTCTGCCCAAGGGGGAGCCCGAGGTAATACACCGCATCTGGGCCTACCAGGTCACCGCCTGA
- a CDS encoding methyltransferase domain-containing protein, with protein sequence MVSRFSEQETEAYYDSQDVTYQLVWDEDGSVHWGLFGENGNKDFLTACDRLNRTMAEKGCIGQDSSVLDLGCGNGTIAIWLAGETGARVTGIDLSGVRIENALEKRAALCTELRDRVAFEKASATDLPFPDGSFTHVWSQAVIYHVPDKRKILSEVHRVLEDGGIFVFDDLFRPKRDITPQAQTYVYDRLLFDTEFTFESYKQALKDQGFEVLEALNVSPHLKQSYLALSERTPKDETLDDAEHYQWLTTAYIETAASVDRNEVGWGLFICRK encoded by the coding sequence ATGGTAAGCAGATTTTCTGAACAGGAGACCGAAGCATATTACGACTCGCAAGATGTCACATACCAGCTGGTTTGGGACGAAGATGGAAGCGTCCACTGGGGCCTTTTCGGCGAAAACGGCAACAAGGACTTCCTCACAGCGTGCGACAGGTTGAACCGGACGATGGCCGAAAAGGGCTGCATTGGCCAGGACTCATCGGTCCTGGACCTGGGCTGCGGCAACGGGACCATCGCCATCTGGCTGGCTGGAGAGACCGGCGCAAGGGTGACGGGCATTGACCTCAGCGGAGTCCGTATCGAAAACGCACTGGAGAAACGGGCTGCGCTATGCACCGAACTCAGGGACAGGGTAGCCTTCGAGAAGGCCTCTGCCACTGACCTTCCCTTCCCTGACGGCTCATTCACTCATGTGTGGAGCCAGGCCGTAATATACCACGTGCCGGATAAACGTAAGATCCTGAGCGAAGTCCACCGGGTTCTGGAGGACGGAGGGATTTTCGTGTTCGACGACCTGTTCAGACCTAAACGGGACATCACACCCCAGGCCCAGACCTACGTCTACGACAGGCTGCTGTTCGACACCGAATTCACCTTCGAGTCGTACAAGCAGGCCCTGAAGGACCAGGGCTTCGAAGTTTTGGAGGCCTTGAATGTGTCCCCACACCTGAAGCAGAGCTATCTGGCCTTGTCCGAGCGTACGCCGAAGGATGAAACTTTGGATGACGCCGAACACTACCAGTGGCTGACCACCGCCTACATCGAAACTGCCGCCTCCGTCGATAGAAACGAAGTGGGCTGGGGTCTCTTCATCTGCAGGAAGTAA